A stretch of Amycolatopsis balhimycina FH 1894 DNA encodes these proteins:
- a CDS encoding ectoine synthase has protein sequence MIIRKLSETAGVEWGNGLSHRFLTLKDGMGYTVTHTIVRAGTDSALEYRNHLEACYCIAGSGKVIDSAGDEHVIEAGTLYALDKHDPHHLIASPDQDMVLVCMFTPALIGDESHNLDDEYSYYD, from the coding sequence GTGATCATCCGCAAACTTTCGGAGACCGCGGGCGTCGAATGGGGCAACGGCCTGAGCCACCGCTTCCTGACCCTCAAGGACGGCATGGGCTACACGGTCACGCACACGATCGTCCGCGCCGGCACCGACTCGGCGCTGGAGTACCGGAACCACCTCGAGGCGTGCTACTGCATCGCCGGCAGCGGCAAGGTCATCGACTCCGCGGGCGACGAGCACGTGATCGAGGCCGGCACGCTCTATGCCCTCGACAAGCACGACCCGCACCACCTGATCGCGTCGCCGGACCAGGACATGGTGCTGGTTTGCATGTTCACGCCCGCGCTCATCGGCGACGAGTCGCACAACCTCGACGACGAATACTCCTACTACGACTGA
- a CDS encoding acyl carrier protein — translation MSCSEQIKQYVLEEFLPGVGPEELEADYDLRANGVIDSLGLLRVVTWLEATFEIPMEEVEIVEQDFTSITSISRFVETHSASSSSDVAYLGKPA, via the coding sequence ATGAGTTGTTCCGAGCAGATCAAGCAATACGTCCTCGAGGAGTTCCTGCCGGGCGTCGGCCCGGAGGAGCTCGAGGCCGACTACGACCTGCGCGCCAACGGCGTCATCGACAGCCTCGGCCTGCTGCGCGTGGTCACCTGGCTCGAGGCCACGTTCGAGATCCCGATGGAGGAGGTCGAGATCGTCGAGCAGGACTTCACCTCCATCACCTCGATCTCCCGGTTCGTCGAGACGCACTCGGCGTCGAGCTCGTCCGATGTGGCCTACCTGGGAAAGCCGGCCTGA